One genomic segment of Amycolatopsis sp. Hca4 includes these proteins:
- a CDS encoding response regulator transcription factor yields MAEVLVVEDDAAVREGLQLALRRQGHVVRTAESGELGIEVLVHHRPDIVVLDLMLPGMDGFETCRRMRAAGPVPIIMLTARSDDFDIVAGLEAGADDYVAKPVEPRVLDARIRAVLRRSAADRPGGTATVAAERHGDLVIDRAGLEVTKRGAPVSLTPTELKLLLELSRTPGQVYSRQQILSAVWDHDYLGDSRLVDACVQRLRSKIEDVPAKPEYVQTVRGFGYRFGRS; encoded by the coding sequence GTGGCCGAGGTACTGGTGGTAGAGGACGACGCGGCGGTGCGGGAGGGCCTGCAGCTGGCCCTGCGCAGGCAGGGGCACGTGGTGCGGACCGCGGAATCCGGCGAGCTCGGCATCGAGGTGCTCGTGCACCACCGGCCCGACATCGTCGTGCTCGACCTGATGCTGCCCGGCATGGACGGCTTCGAGACCTGCCGCCGGATGCGGGCGGCCGGTCCGGTCCCGATCATCATGCTCACCGCGCGCAGCGACGACTTCGACATCGTCGCCGGGCTCGAGGCGGGCGCGGACGACTACGTCGCCAAGCCGGTCGAGCCGCGGGTGCTGGACGCGCGGATCCGGGCGGTCCTGCGCCGCTCGGCCGCCGACCGGCCGGGCGGGACGGCGACCGTGGCCGCGGAACGGCACGGCGACCTGGTCATCGACCGGGCCGGGCTCGAGGTGACCAAGCGCGGCGCGCCGGTGTCGCTGACCCCGACCGAGCTCAAGCTGCTGCTGGAGCTCTCGCGCACGCCCGGGCAGGTGTACAGCCGCCAGCAGATCCTGTCCGCCGTGTGGGACCACGACTACCTCGGGGACTCCCGGCTCGTCGACGCCTGCGTGCAGCGGCTGCGCTCGAAGATCGAGGACGTCCCGGCCAAGCCCGAGTACGTGCAGACGGTCCGGGGGTTCGGCTACCGGTTCGGCCGCTCGTGA
- a CDS encoding phosphatase PAP2 family protein → MAVILTDAPSAARPAPVSRAASRTAVLAASAAGFALAFVAAYLLFVRTEAGRGVENGVVRSAQSAGTTVDWAAPLREVDLVVVLGGVAVLIVVLSVVRRRVALAVPALVLLAAPLVVAQLLKLYVLDRPSTGDRFGVASHNSFPSGHVSAAMAVLVALAIVLPRRFRRPALVLGGFGVAWVSAAAVALGWHRLSDTVGGCLLVAAVTCAGAAVVSARRPDGDRIPLLPALTGFLAPLALILTGYAVLSTATSGAAQFVAALVLAALSSVAVVLLLTGPLRRVAFDPAETRVRRLLRRP, encoded by the coding sequence ATGGCAGTGATCCTCACCGACGCCCCTTCCGCAGCCCGGCCCGCACCTGTTTCACGGGCCGCGTCCCGCACCGCGGTACTGGCGGCGAGCGCGGCCGGGTTCGCCCTCGCGTTCGTCGCGGCCTACCTGCTCTTCGTCCGCACGGAGGCCGGCCGCGGCGTCGAGAACGGCGTCGTCCGCAGTGCCCAGTCCGCGGGGACCACAGTGGACTGGGCGGCCCCGCTGCGCGAGGTCGACCTGGTGGTGGTGCTCGGCGGCGTCGCGGTGCTGATCGTGGTGCTCTCCGTGGTGCGACGGCGGGTGGCCCTCGCGGTGCCGGCGCTGGTCCTGCTGGCCGCGCCGCTGGTGGTGGCCCAGCTGCTCAAGCTCTATGTCCTGGACCGCCCGAGCACCGGCGACCGGTTCGGCGTGGCGAGCCACAACAGCTTCCCGAGCGGGCACGTCAGCGCGGCGATGGCCGTGCTGGTGGCGCTCGCGATCGTCCTGCCCCGCCGGTTCCGGCGGCCGGCACTGGTGCTCGGCGGCTTCGGCGTCGCCTGGGTCTCGGCGGCGGCGGTGGCGCTGGGCTGGCACCGGTTGAGCGACACCGTCGGCGGCTGCCTGCTGGTCGCCGCGGTCACCTGCGCCGGGGCGGCGGTGGTGTCCGCCCGCCGCCCCGACGGTGACCGCATCCCCCTGCTCCCGGCCCTCACCGGCTTCCTGGCCCCGCTCGCCTTGATCCTGACCGGCTACGCGGTCCTCTCGACGGCCACTTCGGGCGCGGCCCAGTTCGTGGCGGCGCTGGTCCTGGCGGCCCTGTCATCGGTAGCCGTGGTGCTGCTGCTCACCGGCCCGCTGCGCCGGGTCGCGTTCGACCCGGCCGAAACCCGGGTCCGCCGCCTCCTCCGCCGACCGTGA
- a CDS encoding pyridoxal-dependent decarboxylase, which yields MDPRLADDLTALPDLLDAAGKLAAEALAGLGERAAAVPPVTAAPAPLPREGTGARGALHEFARRWEPGFAASAGPRYLGFVTGGATPAALAGDWLTAAYDQNPASGVDSSAQDLERETVGWLAELFGLGPEFSGAFVTGATMSTVTGLAIAREWLGEQAGVTVSTEGAAALGPVTVLSGSPHSSVLKALSFLGMGRSALRKVPVLPGREAVDVAKLAEALETLDGPAVVVANAGTVNTVDFDDLRAIAELKQRHRFWLHVDAAFGGFVALSPEHAALTAGLDQADSVVVDLHKWLNVPYDSAVQFTRRRDLQLRVFSNNAAYLGEIGETPDFLHLTPENSRRLRALPAWFSLVAYGRAGHREIVERCIALARDLGARIDGSPHWHLLAPVRLNVVCFTPAGDVTQDRIDALVRAIAEDGTTFLTPTVYDGRPALRAAFSNWRTTTADVERVFAVLERLASRS from the coding sequence ATGGACCCGAGGCTCGCCGATGACCTGACCGCCCTGCCCGATCTCCTCGACGCCGCCGGCAAACTCGCGGCCGAGGCCCTTGCCGGGCTCGGCGAGCGGGCGGCCGCCGTCCCACCCGTGACCGCCGCCCCGGCGCCTTTGCCGCGCGAAGGCACCGGCGCCCGCGGTGCCCTGCACGAGTTCGCGCGACGCTGGGAACCCGGTTTCGCCGCCAGCGCCGGCCCGCGCTACCTCGGCTTCGTCACCGGCGGCGCGACCCCGGCCGCGCTGGCCGGGGACTGGCTCACCGCCGCCTACGACCAGAATCCCGCCAGCGGCGTGGACTCCTCGGCGCAGGACCTGGAACGCGAAACCGTCGGCTGGCTCGCGGAGCTGTTCGGCCTGGGCCCGGAGTTCTCCGGCGCCTTCGTCACCGGTGCCACGATGTCCACGGTCACCGGACTCGCCATCGCGCGCGAGTGGCTCGGGGAACAGGCCGGCGTGACCGTCTCCACCGAAGGTGCCGCCGCGCTCGGTCCGGTCACCGTGCTGTCCGGCTCGCCGCACTCGAGCGTCCTGAAGGCGTTGTCGTTCCTCGGGATGGGCCGGTCCGCGCTGCGGAAGGTGCCGGTGCTCCCGGGCCGCGAAGCCGTCGACGTCGCGAAGCTGGCCGAAGCACTCGAGACGCTCGACGGCCCCGCCGTCGTCGTCGCGAACGCCGGGACAGTGAACACCGTCGACTTCGACGACCTGCGAGCGATCGCCGAGCTCAAGCAGCGCCATCGCTTCTGGCTGCACGTCGACGCCGCGTTCGGCGGGTTCGTCGCGCTGTCCCCGGAGCACGCGGCCCTCACGGCCGGCCTCGACCAGGCCGATTCGGTGGTCGTCGACCTGCACAAGTGGCTCAACGTGCCGTACGACTCGGCCGTCCAGTTCACCCGCCGCCGCGACCTGCAGCTGCGCGTCTTCAGCAACAACGCCGCCTACCTCGGCGAAATCGGGGAGACGCCGGACTTCCTGCACCTCACGCCGGAGAACTCCCGGCGGCTGCGGGCGCTCCCGGCGTGGTTCTCGCTCGTGGCGTACGGCCGCGCCGGCCACCGCGAGATCGTCGAGCGCTGCATCGCACTGGCCCGCGACCTGGGCGCACGCATCGACGGCTCGCCGCACTGGCACCTGCTGGCGCCGGTGCGGCTCAACGTCGTCTGCTTCACCCCGGCCGGGGACGTCACACAGGACCGGATCGACGCCCTGGTCCGCGCCATCGCCGAAGACGGCACCACCTTCCTGACGCCGACGGTGTACGACGGCAGGCCCGCGTTGCGCGCCGCCTTCAGCAACTGGCGCACGACCACGGCCGACGTCGAGCGGGTGTTCGCCGTGCTGGAGCGCCTGGCGTCCCGGTCGTGA
- a CDS encoding alpha/beta fold hydrolase, with the protein MPIFRAPDGTALAVHLAGSGAEPPVVCLPGGPMRAGSYLGDLGGLTARRRVAVLDLRGTGDSAEPADPATYRCDRQIEDVEALRKHLGLDRFDLLGHSAGASLAVRYAARYPHRLSRLALITPSPRAVGFDVPPAERRRIMARRTGEPWYATAAAAYESIAAKTATRADWAAFAPFYYGNWDAAARRHQSGEAGQRNGAAARVYNAPGAFEPETTRAALGAVTAPVLVLAGELDWIASPAIADRFAGLFPDGRAVVLPGTAHYPWLDDPAAFGSAVGGFLA; encoded by the coding sequence GTGCCGATCTTCCGCGCGCCGGACGGAACCGCGCTCGCCGTCCACCTCGCCGGTTCCGGAGCCGAGCCGCCGGTGGTCTGCCTGCCCGGCGGTCCGATGCGCGCCGGCAGCTACCTCGGCGACCTCGGCGGCCTGACCGCCCGGCGCCGCGTCGCCGTGCTGGACCTGCGCGGCACCGGCGATTCGGCGGAACCCGCCGACCCCGCCACCTACCGGTGCGACCGCCAGATCGAGGACGTCGAGGCGTTGCGCAAGCACCTCGGCCTCGACCGCTTCGACCTCCTCGGGCACTCGGCCGGGGCGAGCCTGGCCGTCCGGTACGCGGCGCGGTACCCCCACCGCCTGAGCCGGCTCGCCCTGATCACGCCCAGCCCGCGCGCCGTCGGCTTCGACGTGCCGCCCGCCGAACGCCGCCGGATCATGGCCCGCCGCACCGGCGAGCCGTGGTACGCCACCGCGGCCGCCGCCTACGAGTCGATCGCCGCGAAGACGGCGACCCGCGCCGACTGGGCCGCGTTCGCCCCGTTCTACTACGGGAACTGGGACGCGGCGGCCCGCCGGCACCAGTCCGGGGAAGCCGGCCAACGCAACGGCGCGGCCGCCCGGGTCTACAACGCTCCCGGCGCCTTCGAGCCCGAGACGACCCGAGCCGCGCTCGGCGCGGTCACCGCGCCCGTGCTGGTGCTGGCCGGCGAGCTTGACTGGATCGCCAGCCCGGCGATCGCCGACCGGTTCGCCGGGCTGTTCCCCGACGGCCGGGCGGTCGTGCTGCCCGGCACCGCGCACTACCCGTGGCTGGACGACCCGGCGGCTTTCGGGTCAGCCGTGGGCGGATTCCTGGCCTGA
- a CDS encoding pirin family protein produces MSNTEAAPAELACGDRPAAADPERPAVEILTPRDVPLGGPRAMRVRRTLPQRSRSLIGAWCFADHYGPDEVAGAGAMDVAPHPHTGLQTVSWLFAGEIEHRDSLGTHAMVRPGELNLMTGGNGICHSEVSTAATKTLHGVQLWVALPERHRHTARAFDHYVPSVNRIEGAEIRVFLGSLAGRTSPIPTFTPLLGAEIVLGPDAHMSLGVDPGFEHGVLVDSGDVEVAGTRVRAAELGYVGTGVRSLTLSNRGTGPARFLLLGGTPFDEEILMWWNFVGRTHEEIAAFRAAWEAESDQFGAVTGYAGDRLPAPALPAVRIKPRRNPASGQESAHG; encoded by the coding sequence ATGAGCAACACCGAGGCCGCCCCGGCCGAACTCGCCTGCGGCGACCGGCCGGCGGCCGCCGATCCCGAGCGGCCCGCCGTCGAGATCCTCACCCCGCGGGACGTCCCGCTCGGCGGTCCGCGCGCGATGCGCGTCCGGCGGACCCTGCCCCAGCGGTCGCGGTCGCTGATCGGCGCGTGGTGCTTCGCCGACCACTACGGCCCGGACGAGGTCGCCGGGGCCGGCGCGATGGACGTCGCGCCGCATCCGCACACCGGGCTGCAGACCGTCAGCTGGCTGTTCGCCGGCGAGATCGAGCACCGCGACAGCCTCGGCACGCACGCGATGGTGCGCCCCGGCGAGCTGAACCTGATGACCGGCGGGAACGGCATCTGCCACTCCGAGGTCTCGACCGCCGCCACGAAGACGCTGCACGGCGTCCAGCTCTGGGTGGCCCTGCCCGAACGGCACCGGCACACGGCACGCGCGTTCGACCACTACGTCCCTTCGGTGAACCGGATCGAAGGCGCGGAAATCCGCGTGTTCCTCGGCTCGCTGGCCGGCCGGACGTCGCCGATCCCGACGTTCACCCCGCTGCTCGGCGCGGAAATCGTGCTCGGGCCGGACGCACACATGTCCCTCGGCGTCGACCCCGGCTTCGAACACGGTGTCCTGGTCGACAGCGGGGACGTCGAGGTGGCCGGCACCCGCGTCCGGGCCGCCGAGCTGGGTTACGTCGGCACCGGCGTGCGCTCGCTGACCCTCAGCAACCGCGGCACCGGGCCGGCCCGGTTCCTGCTGCTGGGCGGGACGCCGTTCGACGAAGAGATCCTGATGTGGTGGAACTTCGTCGGCCGCACCCACGAGGAGATCGCCGCGTTCCGCGCAGCGTGGGAAGCCGAGTCGGACCAGTTCGGTGCGGTGACGGGCTATGCGGGCGACCGCCTGCCGGCTCCCGCGCTGCCGGCCGTGCGCATCAAACCCCGCCGCAACCCGGCCTCAGGCCAGGAATCCGCCCACGGCTGA
- a CDS encoding phosphate uptake regulator PhoU: protein MPTAFQKELVTLAHRLADLSDLVASALEEATRSILESDHTLGGRAREQAGAAAALGAACEDQACALLALHAPPEADVKTVVAAVHIAADLTRMGGLAEEVAEAPVPLEVRPALERLGRHAVAAARALRDVLLGRDGTALGAAVALAVAAEREVRQWVDGRAWPSGAGAAVDLGLLAASYGRFAATAARAGREAAGFVPAGPQYA from the coding sequence ATGCCGACCGCCTTCCAGAAGGAGCTCGTGACGCTCGCCCACCGGCTGGCGGACCTGAGCGACCTCGTCGCGAGTGCGCTCGAGGAAGCCACGCGCTCGATCCTGGAAAGTGACCACACGCTGGGCGGACGTGCGCGGGAGCAAGCCGGTGCGGCGGCCGCGCTCGGGGCCGCGTGCGAGGACCAGGCGTGCGCGCTGCTGGCCCTGCACGCACCGCCGGAGGCGGACGTGAAGACGGTCGTGGCGGCCGTGCACATCGCCGCGGATCTCACTCGGATGGGTGGACTTGCGGAAGAGGTCGCCGAGGCGCCCGTGCCGCTGGAGGTGCGACCCGCGCTGGAACGCCTCGGCAGGCACGCGGTCGCGGCCGCGCGGGCGCTGCGGGACGTCCTGCTCGGCCGGGACGGGACGGCGCTCGGTGCCGCGGTCGCGCTCGCCGTCGCGGCCGAGCGGGAGGTGCGGCAGTGGGTGGACGGTCGTGCGTGGCCGTCCGGGGCCGGGGCGGCCGTCGATCTCGGGCTGCTCGCCGCGAGCTACGGCCGGTTCGCCGCGACGGCGGCCCGGGCCGGGCGCGAGGCCGCCGGGTTCGTGCCGGCGGGTCCGCAGTACGCCTGA
- a CDS encoding single-stranded DNA-binding protein, producing the protein MAGETTVTVVGNLTGDPELRFTPAGSAVANFTVASTPRLFDRESGAWRDGDPLFLRCSLWREYAENVAESLVRGSRVIVQGRLRQRSYDTKEGERRTVVELGVEEIGPALRYATAKVTKASRATGVEGSSSWIPEPVAVGDPPF; encoded by the coding sequence ATGGCAGGCGAAACGACGGTCACGGTGGTCGGCAACCTCACCGGCGACCCCGAGCTGCGCTTCACCCCGGCCGGCTCGGCGGTCGCGAACTTCACGGTCGCGAGCACGCCACGCCTGTTCGACCGCGAGTCCGGCGCCTGGCGCGACGGCGACCCGCTGTTCCTGCGCTGCAGCCTGTGGCGGGAGTACGCGGAAAACGTCGCCGAGTCGCTGGTGCGCGGCAGCCGCGTGATCGTCCAGGGCCGGCTGAGACAGCGGTCGTACGACACGAAGGAGGGCGAGCGCCGCACGGTGGTGGAGCTGGGGGTCGAGGAGATCGGGCCGGCCCTGCGGTACGCGACGGCCAAGGTGACCAAGGCCAGCCGCGCGACGGGCGTCGAGGGGAGCAGTTCCTGGATCCCGGAACCGGTGGCGGTGGGCGACCCGCCCTTCTGA